The following coding sequences lie in one Bacillota bacterium genomic window:
- a CDS encoding D-alanyl-D-alanine carboxypeptidase — MRKLFSVALVLGCALFFSLFPVVPTQGAELELESSSAVLLDASSGQVLYEKNSHARRSPASVTKLMTLVVAWEAIEAGKASLSDQVETSANAANLGGSQIWLEPGEKMSLQDLLIAIAVGSANDACVAVGEHIFGSHEALVAKMNEKATALGLKDTHFANAYGYTDPNHYTSAYDMAQIGRYALRYPTIMQWVGTKVYDIRGGKPRLYNRNKLLWWYKGADGFKTGWTSEAGYCLASTVERDGFRMVACTLGSPRIYGNFRDSMKLYDYGFKKYSFKQLAPAGQTCGTVAVSKEAVSQVEAVVRQRVGALVVKGQEQGITTRVELPVRVEAPVKQGQKLGEIVVLRGNEEINRVDLVAKEEVSRGSFTQQILKMLKAVIECKY; from the coding sequence ATGCGAAAACTTTTTTCTGTGGCGCTTGTGCTTGGCTGCGCGCTCTTCTTCTCTCTATTTCCTGTTGTGCCAACGCAGGGGGCAGAACTAGAGCTTGAGTCATCATCCGCTGTTTTACTAGACGCGAGTTCGGGACAGGTCTTGTATGAAAAGAACAGTCACGCGCGGCGATCGCCGGCCAGTGTGACTAAATTAATGACCTTGGTCGTGGCGTGGGAGGCAATTGAAGCCGGCAAGGCCAGTTTGAGTGATCAAGTGGAAACCAGTGCCAATGCCGCAAATCTTGGTGGCTCGCAGATCTGGTTGGAACCAGGTGAAAAAATGTCTCTGCAGGATTTGTTAATCGCCATCGCGGTCGGCTCAGCCAATGATGCCTGTGTCGCTGTGGGTGAGCACATTTTTGGTTCCCACGAGGCGCTGGTGGCCAAAATGAATGAGAAGGCAACAGCGCTTGGCTTAAAAGATACCCACTTTGCCAATGCCTACGGCTACACTGACCCCAATCACTATACTTCTGCTTACGACATGGCGCAGATCGGTCGTTATGCCCTGCGCTACCCGACAATCATGCAGTGGGTGGGGACAAAAGTCTATGACATTAGAGGTGGCAAACCCCGTCTGTATAACCGTAATAAGTTGCTGTGGTGGTACAAGGGGGCAGACGGTTTCAAGACTGGTTGGACGTCTGAGGCCGGATATTGTCTGGCTTCGACCGTAGAACGGGACGGCTTCCGTATGGTGGCCTGTACCCTGGGTTCACCCCGAATATACGGTAATTTTCGGGATTCAATGAAACTGTATGATTACGGCTTTAAGAAATATTCCTTCAAACAACTGGCGCCAGCTGGACAGACCTGTGGGACGGTGGCTGTTAGCAAGGAGGCGGTTTCCCAAGTGGAAGCGGTTGTCCGACAACGCGTTGGTGCGTTGGTTGTCAAAGGGCAGGAACAAGGAATTACTACGCGGGTAGAACTGCCAGTCCGGGTGGAAGCCCCAGTGAAACAAGGACAAAAACTGGGCGAGATCGTCGTTCTCAGAGGAAATGAAGAAATCAACCGGGTTGACCTGGTGGCCAAGGAAGAGGTTAGTCGGGGCTCATTTACGCAACAGATTCTGAAGATGCTTAAGGCTGTAATTGAGTGCAAATATTAA
- a CDS encoding phosphopentomutase, whose amino-acid sequence MINRIVLIVLDSAGVGAMPDAGDYGDEGSNTLGNIAAKVGGLNLPNLGVMGLGNIIPIEGVPPVVEARAAFGKMAERSAGKDTTTGHWEIAGIILERPFPTYPDGFPPEVIREFERRIGRSVLGNKVASGTEIIKELGAEHMKTGRPIVYTSADSVFQIAAHEEVIPLAELYRMCQIAREMLVGPHAVGRVIARPFIGEPGNFTRTANRHDYSLPPPTPNLLELIVQAGQSVVGVGKINDIFAGQGITKSIHTENNLDALEQIVQQVRQPQHGLLFANLVDFDMVYGHRNDIEGYARALEQFDQYLPQIIAELQPTDVLMITADHGCDPTTVSTDHSREYVPLLIFGETIRPNVNLGVRSTFADLGATVIDLLGAGQLPVGQSMAKQILKH is encoded by the coding sequence GTGATAAATCGCATCGTCCTGATCGTTTTAGACAGCGCTGGCGTAGGCGCAATGCCCGATGCTGGCGACTATGGTGACGAAGGCAGCAATACCCTGGGAAACATTGCCGCTAAGGTTGGCGGGTTGAACCTGCCCAATTTAGGTGTTATGGGACTGGGAAACATTATTCCCATTGAAGGAGTGCCTCCGGTGGTGGAGGCACGCGCTGCTTTTGGCAAAATGGCCGAGCGTTCGGCGGGGAAAGACACCACCACTGGACACTGGGAAATTGCCGGGATTATTCTGGAGCGGCCCTTCCCCACATACCCCGACGGCTTTCCCCCAGAGGTAATCCGGGAGTTCGAACGCCGGATCGGCCGATCCGTTCTAGGGAATAAGGTGGCTTCTGGGACGGAGATCATCAAGGAATTGGGGGCCGAACACATGAAAACCGGCCGCCCAATTGTTTATACCTCGGCAGACAGCGTTTTTCAGATCGCTGCCCATGAGGAGGTTATTCCCCTGGCGGAACTCTATCGGATGTGTCAGATCGCCAGAGAGATGCTGGTTGGCCCACACGCTGTTGGTCGGGTGATCGCGCGTCCGTTTATTGGTGAACCGGGTAATTTTACCCGCACAGCAAACCGCCACGATTACTCACTCCCGCCACCCACCCCGAATCTACTGGAACTGATCGTTCAGGCCGGCCAGAGCGTAGTGGGCGTGGGTAAGATCAATGATATTTTCGCCGGTCAGGGGATTACCAAATCGATCCACACTGAGAATAATCTCGATGCCCTTGAGCAGATTGTTCAACAGGTACGGCAGCCGCAGCACGGGTTATTATTTGCTAACCTGGTAGATTTTGATATGGTTTACGGTCACCGCAATGATATCGAAGGTTATGCCCGCGCCCTGGAACAGTTTGACCAGTATCTGCCGCAAATTATAGCTGAACTCCAGCCGACCGATGTGCTGATGATTACGGCCGACCATGGTTGTGACCCGACCACGGTCAGCACTGACCACTCCCGGGAATACGTTCCCCTCCTGATTTTTGGTGAAACGATCAGGCCCAACGTCAATCTTGGGGTGCGGTCAACGTTTGCCGATTTAGGAGCCACCGTGATTGACCTGTTAGGTGCGGGGCAATTACCAGTCGGTCAGAGCATGGCTAAGCAAATTTTAAAACATTAG
- a CDS encoding pyrimidine-nucleoside phosphorylase, translating into MRVYDIILKKRRGLELSTEEIEFLIQGYTRGEIPDYQMSAWAMAVFFQGMNARETADLTMAMVRSGDQVDLSRIKGIKVDKHSTGGVGDTTTLVLAPLVAAAGVPVAKMSGRGLGHTGGTLDKFESIPGFQVELRIEEFINNVNTVGAAVVGQTGNLAPADKKLYALRDVTATVDSVPLIASSVMSKKIAAGADAIVLDVKTGSGAFMKTLEGSFELAEAMVKIGQATGRRTVAVITDMDQPLGLAVGNAVEVREAIATLQGKGPADLAELCLTLGSQMLVLAGVVSNEQAARLRLKELLTSGAALAKLKEMVVAQKGDPAAIDNPALLPTAVEQIAVPCPSAGYVTRIEAEEIGHIATMLGAGRETKESVVDPAVGIVLNKKVGDRVEVNEPLAFLHVNRLERVEEARGRLIKAYSIGLEPPLPPKLIYGLVTEKGRIYF; encoded by the coding sequence ATGCGTGTTTACGACATCATCCTCAAAAAACGGCGGGGTTTGGAACTCAGTACTGAAGAGATTGAATTTTTGATCCAGGGGTATACCCGGGGGGAGATCCCCGATTACCAGATGTCAGCCTGGGCGATGGCCGTGTTTTTTCAGGGAATGAATGCCCGGGAAACGGCAGATTTAACCATGGCCATGGTACGCTCAGGTGACCAGGTCGATCTCAGCCGCATCAAGGGGATCAAAGTTGATAAACACAGCACCGGCGGGGTGGGGGACACCACGACCCTGGTGCTGGCGCCGTTAGTGGCGGCCGCCGGGGTACCGGTGGCCAAAATGTCCGGCCGGGGCCTGGGGCACACGGGAGGAACCTTAGACAAATTTGAATCCATCCCCGGTTTCCAGGTTGAACTAAGAATAGAAGAATTCATTAATAATGTTAACACCGTTGGCGCGGCGGTGGTTGGGCAGACGGGCAACCTGGCCCCGGCAGACAAGAAGCTTTATGCCTTACGCGATGTGACCGCTACGGTGGACAGCGTTCCCCTGATTGCCAGCAGCGTCATGTCCAAGAAGATTGCCGCGGGGGCCGACGCCATTGTGCTCGATGTGAAGACGGGGAGTGGCGCTTTTATGAAGACCCTGGAAGGCTCGTTTGAACTGGCGGAGGCGATGGTTAAGATCGGCCAGGCAACTGGCCGGCGCACCGTGGCCGTGATCACCGACATGGATCAACCCCTTGGGCTGGCGGTTGGCAATGCGGTGGAGGTCAGGGAAGCCATCGCGACGCTCCAGGGAAAAGGGCCGGCCGATCTCGCTGAGCTCTGTCTGACCTTAGGCAGTCAGATGCTGGTGTTGGCCGGGGTGGTCAGCAATGAGCAAGCGGCCCGATTAAGGCTCAAGGAACTCCTGACTTCCGGGGCTGCCCTGGCTAAACTGAAGGAGATGGTTGTCGCCCAGAAGGGAGACCCGGCAGCGATCGATAACCCGGCGTTGCTCCCGACGGCGGTGGAGCAAATCGCTGTCCCCTGCCCGTCAGCGGGATACGTGACCAGGATTGAGGCGGAGGAAATCGGCCATATCGCCACCATGCTGGGGGCAGGCCGAGAGACGAAGGAATCAGTGGTTGACCCGGCGGTGGGAATTGTTCTCAATAAGAAGGTGGGGGACCGGGTGGAAGTCAACGAACCGCTGGCTTTTTTACACGTCAACCGGCTTGAACGTGTAGAAGAGGCCCGGGGACGTTTAATCAAGGCCTACTCTATTGGGCTGGAACCGCCGCTACCACCCAAGTTGATCTATGGTCTGGTTACAGAAAAGGGACGAATTTATTTTTAA
- a CDS encoding stage V sporulation protein AE codes for MSDKRKIILVTDGDEVARRTVELAARNIGARCISQSAGQPSPLMGEQLVHLIKMAPHDPVVVMCDDCGKAGQGRGEEVLAYLANHPDLEVLGVLAVASNTEQAQGLEVQQSLACNGQLVSGPVDKYGYPPLSDHARLIGDTVEVLNKLKIKNVLGIGDIGKMEAADEPAAGAPITTRALQEILARSGYTHGQAH; via the coding sequence GTGTCCGACAAGCGGAAAATCATCTTGGTAACAGATGGGGATGAGGTGGCCCGGCGGACGGTGGAACTGGCGGCGCGAAACATCGGGGCCCGCTGTATTTCCCAGTCAGCGGGCCAGCCTTCTCCGTTAATGGGAGAGCAATTGGTTCACCTGATCAAAATGGCGCCACATGACCCGGTGGTCGTGATGTGTGATGATTGCGGTAAAGCAGGGCAAGGGCGCGGGGAGGAGGTTTTAGCCTACCTGGCCAATCACCCGGACCTGGAAGTTTTGGGAGTGTTAGCGGTGGCTTCCAATACTGAGCAGGCGCAAGGTCTGGAGGTACAGCAGTCATTAGCGTGTAATGGCCAGCTGGTCAGTGGACCGGTGGATAAATACGGCTACCCGCCTTTGTCCGACCATGCCCGGTTGATTGGTGATACCGTTGAGGTGCTGAATAAATTAAAGATAAAAAACGTTCTCGGTATTGGAGATATTGGGAAGATGGAGGCGGCCGACGAGCCTGCCGCGGGGGCCCCGATCACTACCCGGGCTTTACAAGAAATCTTGGCAAGGAGTGGTTACACTCATGGGCAAGCACATTGA
- the spoVAC gene encoding stage V sporulation protein AC, with the protein MEQKQAEPEVLEAAEPDKSLTPAELQQLQKYKQEQAYEFLVEQFKPRPTVLKNAIWAFVVGGLICVVGQIFLNFFLFSVGLTNKEAIASTTLVMVFIGAFLTGLGVYDELGKRAGAGSIVPITGFANSIVASAMEAKREGFVFGVGAKLFAIAGPVLVYGFVISTLIGLIVYFFQ; encoded by the coding sequence ATGGAGCAAAAACAGGCTGAACCCGAGGTGCTCGAGGCTGCGGAGCCTGACAAATCCTTGACGCCGGCAGAGTTGCAGCAACTGCAGAAATATAAGCAGGAGCAGGCTTACGAGTTTCTTGTTGAACAGTTTAAACCCCGGCCAACCGTGCTCAAGAATGCGATCTGGGCATTTGTGGTGGGGGGGCTAATCTGCGTAGTCGGCCAAATTTTCCTGAACTTTTTCTTATTCTCTGTGGGCCTGACTAATAAAGAAGCGATCGCCAGTACGACTTTGGTGATGGTCTTTATCGGGGCCTTTCTCACCGGGCTGGGTGTTTATGATGAACTTGGTAAACGGGCCGGGGCCGGTTCAATAGTTCCCATCACCGGGTTTGCCAACTCGATCGTGGCCTCAGCCATGGAAGCGAAACGTGAAGGTTTTGTTTTTGGCGTTGGGGCGAAATTGTTTGCGATCGCCGGGCCGGTGCTGGTCTATGGCTTTGTGATCTCAACGCTCATCGGGCTGATCGTGTATTTTTTTCAATAA
- a CDS encoding DUF1540 domain-containing protein — protein MENVKCSVSDCRHWASGEQCTASAIEISVDGGGKVAGSSVATRCHTYEKK, from the coding sequence CTGGAAAATGTCAAATGTTCAGTGAGCGACTGCCGGCACTGGGCAAGTGGCGAGCAATGCACTGCCTCGGCTATTGAAATTAGTGTTGACGGCGGTGGAAAAGTAGCCGGCAGCTCAGTGGCCACCCGGTGCCACACCTATGAAAAGAAATAG
- the spoIIAA gene encoding anti-sigma F factor antagonist produces the protein MRLEMNQTRDTLIVRAHGEMDLAVADQLRTEIDRRLDETPVRNLIIELANVSFMDSSGLGVLLGRYKRISRGGGKMALIRPQPQVRRVLELSGITRIIGIYESDIEALKQMPTNQGLK, from the coding sequence ATGCGCCTCGAAATGAACCAGACTAGAGATACTCTGATTGTGCGGGCCCACGGGGAAATGGATTTAGCCGTGGCGGATCAGCTCCGTACGGAGATTGACCGGCGATTGGATGAAACGCCGGTTAGGAATCTGATTATCGAGCTAGCCAACGTCTCGTTCATGGATAGTTCCGGCCTGGGGGTGCTTCTGGGACGTTACAAGCGGATCAGCCGCGGCGGGGGTAAAATGGCTCTCATCCGACCGCAACCTCAGGTGCGGAGGGTTCTCGAACTTTCCGGGATCACGCGTATCATTGGGATTTACGAATCAGACATAGAAGCGCTCAAACAGATGCCAACCAACCAGGGGTTGAAATGA
- the sigF gene encoding RNA polymerase sporulation sigma factor SigF: protein MTTRLSEMNLPRFPLLSDEEMVDLLKKAKSGDAAARETLINCNLKLVFNLVQRFHNRGYDIEDLFQIGTIGLMKAIDKFDLSFNVKFSTYAVPMIIGEIRRFLRDDHPVKVSRSLKEIAYKVHKSREQLAKKLEREPTIGEIAEVLGMSREEIVAALEALQAPTSIHETIYQDDGDPIYVLDQLSSDSELEPAWFDSLVLKEVLRKLPEKEREIILLRFFQDKTQTEVAEIVGLSQVQVSRIERQALSRIRAMMLGK, encoded by the coding sequence ATGACTACCCGACTCTCCGAAATGAACCTGCCCAGATTCCCGCTGCTTTCTGATGAGGAGATGGTGGACCTGCTCAAGAAGGCCAAGTCAGGGGATGCTGCTGCGCGGGAGACTTTAATCAATTGTAACTTAAAGCTGGTCTTTAATCTGGTGCAGCGTTTCCATAACCGCGGCTATGACATTGAAGACCTTTTCCAGATCGGGACCATTGGCCTGATGAAGGCCATTGATAAGTTTGATCTGTCTTTTAACGTCAAGTTTTCTACCTATGCTGTGCCGATGATTATCGGGGAGATTCGCCGGTTTTTGCGCGACGACCACCCGGTTAAAGTATCTCGTTCGTTGAAAGAAATCGCCTACAAAGTACATAAGTCGAGAGAACAACTGGCTAAAAAATTAGAACGTGAACCAACCATCGGAGAGATTGCCGAAGTATTGGGGATGTCGCGGGAAGAAATCGTCGCCGCGTTGGAAGCTCTGCAGGCCCCGACTTCCATTCACGAGACCATTTACCAGGACGATGGGGACCCCATCTACGTCCTGGATCAACTCAGCTCTGACTCGGAGCTGGAGCCGGCCTGGTTTGATAGTTTGGTCCTTAAAGAGGTGCTCCGTAAACTCCCTGAAAAGGAACGGGAGATCATTCTCCTGCGCTTTTTTCAGGACAAAACCCAGACTGAAGTAGCGGAAATAGTTGGTCTGTCCCAGGTGCAGGTATCAAGGATTGAACGGCAGGCGTTAAGTCGAATCAGGGCCATGATGTTGGGCAAGTAG
- the spoVAD gene encoding stage V sporulation protein AD produces MPQPVKKLGQQTLQFSQPPVIFSTASIVGPMEGEGPFGKSFDYVVEDTLFGESTWEKAERKMLRETVKLALQKVNLQAADLDFMLAGDLLNQIVSANFAARDLAIPFFGLYGACSTMAESLALASILIDGGFAHRVIVAVSSHHDTAERQYRFPTELGVQRSMAAQWTVTGSGAALVVKEGPGPVITHATIGKVIDLGIKDVNDMGSAMVPAAADTLISHFKDLGRQPGDYDLILTGDLGAVGRELMVELVERAGYRLGDTYTDCGLLIYEQNQDVHAGGSGCACSAVMLCGPIYKRLMNGDYRRILLIATGALMSPVTAQQGESIPGIAHAVTIEARS; encoded by the coding sequence ATGCCACAACCGGTCAAAAAGCTCGGGCAACAAACCCTGCAGTTCAGCCAACCCCCGGTGATCTTTTCTACTGCCAGTATTGTTGGTCCGATGGAAGGCGAAGGACCGTTCGGAAAAAGTTTTGATTATGTCGTTGAGGATACCCTGTTTGGGGAGAGCACCTGGGAAAAAGCTGAGCGGAAAATGCTGCGGGAAACCGTCAAGCTGGCCCTGCAGAAAGTGAACTTGCAGGCGGCCGATCTTGATTTTATGCTGGCCGGCGACCTTTTGAACCAAATTGTCTCGGCGAATTTTGCGGCCCGCGATTTGGCGATCCCGTTTTTCGGCTTGTATGGGGCATGTTCTACCATGGCGGAGAGTCTGGCTTTGGCCAGCATCTTGATTGATGGTGGATTTGCCCATCGGGTCATCGTGGCTGTTTCCAGCCATCACGATACGGCGGAGCGCCAGTACCGGTTCCCGACCGAGTTAGGGGTACAGCGGTCGATGGCGGCTCAGTGGACGGTCACGGGAAGTGGCGCGGCCCTGGTGGTGAAAGAGGGGCCCGGGCCGGTGATTACCCATGCCACGATTGGGAAGGTAATCGATCTGGGGATTAAGGATGTTAATGATATGGGCTCGGCGATGGTACCAGCGGCAGCGGACACCCTGATCAGTCACTTTAAGGACCTTGGTCGACAACCGGGAGATTATGATTTGATTTTGACCGGCGACCTGGGAGCAGTAGGACGGGAACTGATGGTTGAGTTGGTAGAGCGCGCTGGTTACCGACTGGGTGATACATACACCGACTGTGGTCTGCTCATTTACGAGCAGAATCAAGATGTCCATGCTGGCGGCAGCGGCTGCGCCTGCTCGGCTGTGATGCTGTGCGGGCCGATCTATAAGCGGCTCATGAATGGTGATTACCGGCGTATTTTGTTGATTGCTACCGGGGCATTAATGAGTCCGGTTACCGCCCAGCAGGGCGAGAGCATCCCCGGGATCGCCCACGCGGTGACTATTGAGGCGCGATCTTAA
- the spoVAE gene encoding stage V sporulation protein AE → MPYLQSLVMAFLVGGTLCLLGQLIMDLTRPSITPAHVLVGFVVSGALLSALGLYQPLVNLGGAGATIPLSGFGHSLTQGVIASVQQDGLLGAFAGGVQAAAVGIAAAVIFGYTMAVLFNPKG, encoded by the coding sequence ATGCCATATCTCCAATCACTGGTGATGGCCTTTTTAGTCGGCGGCACTCTGTGCCTGCTCGGTCAGTTGATTATGGATTTGACCAGGCCTTCCATTACCCCAGCCCATGTTTTAGTCGGGTTTGTCGTTAGCGGAGCTTTATTAAGCGCTCTGGGGCTGTATCAACCACTGGTCAACCTGGGAGGAGCGGGAGCGACCATTCCGCTGTCCGGTTTTGGTCACAGCCTGACCCAAGGGGTGATCGCCAGCGTGCAACAGGATGGCCTATTAGGGGCGTTCGCTGGCGGAGTTCAGGCGGCGGCGGTTGGGATCGCAGCAGCCGTCATTTTTGGTTATACCATGGCGGTCCTGTTTAATCCCAAAGGTTAG
- a CDS encoding dodecin domain-containing protein: MFVKVIELVGESPNSWNDAVQSAVREASRSVRNITGVEVYNLTANVEGGRLTEYKANVKIAYTD; the protein is encoded by the coding sequence ATGTTTGTTAAAGTAATAGAACTGGTCGGCGAATCGCCCAATAGTTGGAATGATGCGGTTCAGTCGGCGGTTAGGGAGGCATCCAGATCAGTTCGGAATATTACCGGGGTTGAAGTCTATAACCTGACCGCTAATGTTGAAGGTGGGCGTTTAACCGAGTACAAGGCCAATGTCAAGATCGCTTATACCGACTAA
- a CDS encoding anti-sigma F factor: MTIKNQMKIEFLSIPENVAFSRVVVASFAAQLDFTLNDLEEIKVATSEAVSNSIIHGYENQPIGMVRIKATIDDRTLEIIVEDDGKGIADIELATQPAYSSDPERMGLGFVFMKSFMDQIEVTSEVNKGTQVRLIKSLPASSASSTAEN; encoded by the coding sequence ATGACAATCAAAAACCAGATGAAAATCGAATTCCTAAGTATCCCGGAGAATGTGGCTTTTTCACGTGTGGTGGTTGCTTCATTTGCTGCCCAGCTTGACTTTACCTTGAATGACCTGGAAGAAATAAAGGTCGCGACTTCCGAGGCGGTTTCCAATTCGATCATTCATGGCTATGAAAATCAACCGATTGGTATGGTGCGAATCAAAGCCACCATCGATGATCGCACCCTGGAGATTATCGTGGAAGATGATGGCAAAGGTATTGCTGATATCGAACTGGCGACCCAACCGGCTTACTCTTCTGACCCGGAGCGGATGGGACTGGGCTTTGTCTTTATGAAATCGTTCATGGATCAGATTGAGGTCACGTCTGAGGTCAATAAAGGTACCCAGGTTCGACTAATCAAGTCTTTACCTGCTTCTTCTGCATCGTCCACGGCTGAGAATTAG